The proteins below are encoded in one region of Winogradskyella helgolandensis:
- a CDS encoding T9SS type B sorting domain-containing protein, with amino-acid sequence MSQRANAQVVIGTPNLGFSQACASDSFNTYNTTFIFSPESALNASNQFTIEMSDADGEFTDPTIVHTTAAGSVTVSPATIAFSIPETTAGENYRIRIKSSAPAATSSRSVPFAAYFKIQDSPFTINNLVSTGAYCSGGSYLLSIDNPGNGNNDSPLQYPSLTFKWYKETSPTTFAFVADGPTLTVDTEGTYFVRTNYGTCTSDSFSNRVTISEAVSGEANATIVSSLGNPYCPEQGLTSLSTISGVSYQWYKDGNIIEGATTQMYQTNESGTFSVQVDLGDCSASGSIDLISELFDSSINIPEFNEMSAEDSLLVTVTSTAINPEFTWYLNGNIIASATEASFEATEFGDYVVSITQTTGCTTSVEYLFSIEEELDLFPEVINIPNLISPNGDQINDTWIIPTQYVSGTDTEVIIMNSQGKVVLQTKDYLNNWPENDLKLTSINQVYYYIITTSDNKTKKGSITVVK; translated from the coding sequence ATGTCACAACGAGCTAATGCACAAGTAGTCATTGGTACGCCAAATTTAGGCTTTAGTCAAGCTTGTGCAAGTGATTCTTTTAATACCTATAATACTACATTTATTTTTTCACCAGAATCTGCATTAAACGCATCAAATCAATTTACTATTGAAATGTCTGATGCTGATGGTGAATTTACAGACCCTACAATTGTACATACTACAGCTGCAGGATCTGTTACTGTTTCACCAGCAACAATAGCTTTTTCTATTCCAGAAACAACAGCCGGCGAAAATTACCGTATTAGAATTAAGAGTAGTGCGCCTGCGGCCACAAGTTCTAGATCAGTTCCATTTGCGGCTTATTTTAAAATTCAAGATTCACCATTTACCATTAATAACTTAGTATCAACAGGAGCCTATTGTTCTGGAGGTAGCTATTTATTATCTATTGATAATCCAGGAAATGGAAATAACGATTCTCCCCTTCAATACCCTAGCCTTACATTTAAATGGTACAAGGAAACTAGCCCAACAACATTTGCTTTTGTTGCCGATGGTCCAACCTTAACAGTAGATACAGAAGGCACCTATTTTGTGAGAACAAACTATGGAACGTGTACTTCAGATTCCTTTTCTAATAGAGTTACCATAAGTGAAGCCGTATCAGGAGAAGCCAATGCTACTATTGTTTCAAGCTTAGGGAATCCGTATTGTCCAGAACAAGGTCTTACCTCATTAAGCACAATTAGTGGTGTTTCATACCAATGGTATAAAGATGGTAATATAATAGAAGGTGCTACAACCCAAATGTATCAAACAAATGAATCTGGTACGTTTTCAGTGCAAGTAGATTTAGGTGACTGTTCTGCTTCTGGATCTATAGATTTAATAAGTGAATTATTTGATAGCTCTATTAATATCCCTGAATTTAATGAAATGTCAGCAGAGGATTCATTACTGGTTACAGTAACCTCAACGGCAATAAATCCAGAATTCACATGGTACTTAAATGGTAATATTATCGCAAGCGCAACGGAAGCTTCATTTGAAGCTACTGAATTTGGTGATTATGTAGTAAGCATTACGCAAACTACGGGTTGTACAACATCTGTTGAATATTTGTTTTCAATTGAAGAAGAATTAGATCTTTTTCCTGAAGTTATAAATATTCCAAATCTGATCAGTCCAAATGGAGATCAAATTAACGATACCTGGATTATACCAACGCAATATGTTAGTGGTACAGATACCGAAGTAATTATAATGAACAGCCAAGGAAAAGTAGTTCTACAAACCAAAGATTACTTAAACAATTGGCCAGAAAACGATTTAAAATTAACAAGCATTAACCAAGTCTATTATTACATCATTACAACATCTGATAATAAAACAAAAAAAGGTTCAATAACCGTAGTGAAATAA